One window from the genome of Osmerus mordax isolate fOsmMor3 chromosome 19, fOsmMor3.pri, whole genome shotgun sequence encodes:
- the birc2 gene encoding baculoviral IAP repeat-containing protein 2 isoform X1, with protein MTTLPPQLQNNPFLMALCRNGASADLQYDNSSELFRFSTFARFPASGVTERSLARAGWFYTGVGDRVQCFRCNVTMEGWQAGDCPTERHRQLSPSCSFIQSLPSTANLLSSSHSAFSPLRSAQAIPVSGPGPAPVPAPNPPTASQGEEAVGYLNMGFSAPLPSSPLSSRGVEDMSHQRPPTCHNPSMRREQDRLDSFNTWVLSTITPSELAKAGFYYLGMGDRVACFTCGGQLSNWEPGDRAVSEHQRHYPNCRFVRGDRADNVSLAGVAGAGPAGAPVALSNVSNPAMQQSEERLLTFVNWPSRIPVRPDQLAMAGFYYVGRNDDVKCFCCDGGLRCWESGDDPWVEHAKWFPRCEYLLQEKGQEFVQQIQARFPRLFEQLLTNGDSSSREFVDPPVVHLGPGEERSEDAVMMNTPVVLSALEMGFDRSVVKQTVQSKILTSGENYKTVQELVSDVLCAVEQKKEEEKEMLAEAMASDGFTFLKRHQTALVQRLKSVESVLEHLKEQNVITAEQYADLQSQTTPQLQTAKLIELVLAKGNAAAEVFRNWIQKNDVLLLRDLMAQTNEAASPSQDLSDLPMEEQLRRLQEERTCKVCMDKEVNIVFIPCGHLVVCKECAPSLRKCPICRGLVKGTVRTFLS; from the exons ATGACAACTCTGCCACCGCAACTCCAAAACAACCCGTTTCTTATGGCCCTGTGTCGTAACGGCGCCTCGGCTGACCTTCAGTACGACAACTCCTCAG AGCTTTTCCGCTTCTCCACGTTTGCCCGTTTCCCAGCATCGGGGGTGACTGAGAGGAGCCTGGCGCGGGCAGGCTGGTTCTACACGGGCGTGGGGGACCGGGTGCAGTGTTTCAGGTGTAACGTGACCATggaaggctggcaggctggagaCTGTCCCACAGAGAGACACCGgcagctctccccctcctgctccttcatccagagcctcccctccacagccaacctgctctcctcctcccactccgccTTCTCCCCACTCCGCAGTGCCCAAGCCATACCG GTGTCTGGCCCAGGTCCGGCCCCCGTCCCAGCTCCGAACCCCCCCACGGcaagccagggggaggaggcggtgggCTATCTCAACATGGGCTTCTCCgcgcctctcccctccagcccactgagctccaggggggtggaggacatGTCCCATCAGAGACCCCCCACCTGCCACAACCCCAGCATGCGTAGGGAGCAGGACCGCCTAGACTCCTTCAACACCTGGGTCCTCTCCACCATCACGCCCAGCGAGCTGGCCAAGGCTGGTTTCTACTACTTGGGCATGGGAGACAGGGTGGCCTGCTTCACCTGCGGAGGACAG CTAAGCAACTGGGAGCCTGGCGACCGTGCCGTGTCGGAGCACCAGAGGCACTACCCCAACTGCCGCTTCGTTCGAGGGGACCGCGCTGACAACGTGTCCCTGGCAGGGGTGGCCGGGGCTGGGCCGGCAGGGGCCCCCGTTGCCCTCAGCAACGTGTCCAACCCAGCCATGCAGCAGAGCGAGGAGAGGCTGCTCACCTTCGTCAACTGGCCTTCTCGTATCCCCGTGCGGCCCGACCAGTTGGCCATGGCTGGCTTCTACTACGTTG GTCGCAACGATGACGTGAAGTGTTTCTGCTGTGACGGAGGCCTGCGATGCTGGGAGTCTGGGGACGACCCCTGGGTGGAACATGCCAAATGGTTTCCAAG GTGTGAGTACTTGCTCCAGGAGAAAGGCCAGGAGTTTGTTCAACAGATCCAGGCTCGTTTCCCAAGGCTGTTTGAGCAG cttctCACCAACGGAGACAGCAGCTCCAGAGAGTTTGTGGATCCACCAG TGGTCCACCTGGGTCCAGGCGAGGAGCGGTCAGAGGACGCGGTCATGATGAACACCCCGGTTGTGCTCTCGGCCCTGGAGATGGGCTTCGACCGCAGCGTGGTCAAGCAGACGGTCCAGAGCAAGATCCTGACCAGCGGGGAGAACTACAAGACGGTTCAGGAGCTGGTGTCCGACGTGCTGTGCGCCGTGGagcagaagaaggaggaggagaaggaaatgCTGGCCGAGGCCATGGCATCCG ATGGTTTCACCTTCCTAAAGAGACACCAGACAGCATTGGTTCAGCGCCTGAAGAGCGTCGAGTCAGTGTTGGAGCACCTGAAAGAGCAGAATGTGATAA CTGCGGAACAGTACGCCGACCTGCAGAGCCAGACCACCCCCCAGCTGCAGACGGCCAAGCTCATCGAGCTGGTGCTCGCCAAGGGCAACGCCGCTGCCGAGGTCTTCAGGAACTGGATCCAGAAGAACGACGTGCTCCTGCTCAGAGACCTCATGG CCCAGACAAATGAAGCTGCATCACCGAGTCAAGATCTCTcag ACCTGCCCATGGAAGAGCAGCTACGAAGGCTGCAGGAGGAGCGGACCTGCAAGGTGTGCATGGACAAGGAAGTCAACATCGTGTTCATCCCCTGCGGACACCTGGTGGTGTGCAAGGAGTGCGCTCCCTCGCTGCGAAAGTGCCCCATCTGCCGGGGCCTGGTGAAGGGAACTGTGCGCACCTTTCTCTCCTAG
- the birc2 gene encoding baculoviral IAP repeat-containing protein 2 isoform X2 has protein sequence MTTLPPQLQNNPFLMALCRNGASADLQYDNSSELFRFSTFARFPASGVTERSLARAGWFYTGVGDRVQCFRCNVTMEGWQAGDCPTERHRQLSPSCSFIQSLPSTANLLSSSHSAFSPLRSAQAIPVSGPGPAPVPAPNPPTASQGEEAVGYLNMGFSAPLPSSPLSSRGVEDMSHQRPPTCHNPSMRREQDRLDSFNTWVLSTITPSELAKAGFYYLGMGDRVACFTCGGQLSNWEPGDRAVSEHQRHYPNCRFVRGDRADNVSLAGVAGAGPAGAPVALSNVSNPAMQQSEERLLTFVNWPSRIPVRPDQLAMAGFYYVGRNDDVKCFCCDGGLRCWESGDDPWVEHAKWFPRCEYLLQEKGQEFVQQIQARFPRLFEQLLTNGDSSSREFVDPPVVHLGPGEERSEDAVMMNTPVVLSALEMGFDRSVVKQTVQSKILTSGENYKTVQELVSDVLCAVEQKKEEEKEMLAEAMASDGFTFLKRHQTALVQRLKSVESVLEHLKEQNVITAEQYADLQSQTTPQLQTAKLIELVLAKGNAAAEVFRNWIQKNDVLLLRDLMDLPMEEQLRRLQEERTCKVCMDKEVNIVFIPCGHLVVCKECAPSLRKCPICRGLVKGTVRTFLS, from the exons ATGACAACTCTGCCACCGCAACTCCAAAACAACCCGTTTCTTATGGCCCTGTGTCGTAACGGCGCCTCGGCTGACCTTCAGTACGACAACTCCTCAG AGCTTTTCCGCTTCTCCACGTTTGCCCGTTTCCCAGCATCGGGGGTGACTGAGAGGAGCCTGGCGCGGGCAGGCTGGTTCTACACGGGCGTGGGGGACCGGGTGCAGTGTTTCAGGTGTAACGTGACCATggaaggctggcaggctggagaCTGTCCCACAGAGAGACACCGgcagctctccccctcctgctccttcatccagagcctcccctccacagccaacctgctctcctcctcccactccgccTTCTCCCCACTCCGCAGTGCCCAAGCCATACCG GTGTCTGGCCCAGGTCCGGCCCCCGTCCCAGCTCCGAACCCCCCCACGGcaagccagggggaggaggcggtgggCTATCTCAACATGGGCTTCTCCgcgcctctcccctccagcccactgagctccaggggggtggaggacatGTCCCATCAGAGACCCCCCACCTGCCACAACCCCAGCATGCGTAGGGAGCAGGACCGCCTAGACTCCTTCAACACCTGGGTCCTCTCCACCATCACGCCCAGCGAGCTGGCCAAGGCTGGTTTCTACTACTTGGGCATGGGAGACAGGGTGGCCTGCTTCACCTGCGGAGGACAG CTAAGCAACTGGGAGCCTGGCGACCGTGCCGTGTCGGAGCACCAGAGGCACTACCCCAACTGCCGCTTCGTTCGAGGGGACCGCGCTGACAACGTGTCCCTGGCAGGGGTGGCCGGGGCTGGGCCGGCAGGGGCCCCCGTTGCCCTCAGCAACGTGTCCAACCCAGCCATGCAGCAGAGCGAGGAGAGGCTGCTCACCTTCGTCAACTGGCCTTCTCGTATCCCCGTGCGGCCCGACCAGTTGGCCATGGCTGGCTTCTACTACGTTG GTCGCAACGATGACGTGAAGTGTTTCTGCTGTGACGGAGGCCTGCGATGCTGGGAGTCTGGGGACGACCCCTGGGTGGAACATGCCAAATGGTTTCCAAG GTGTGAGTACTTGCTCCAGGAGAAAGGCCAGGAGTTTGTTCAACAGATCCAGGCTCGTTTCCCAAGGCTGTTTGAGCAG cttctCACCAACGGAGACAGCAGCTCCAGAGAGTTTGTGGATCCACCAG TGGTCCACCTGGGTCCAGGCGAGGAGCGGTCAGAGGACGCGGTCATGATGAACACCCCGGTTGTGCTCTCGGCCCTGGAGATGGGCTTCGACCGCAGCGTGGTCAAGCAGACGGTCCAGAGCAAGATCCTGACCAGCGGGGAGAACTACAAGACGGTTCAGGAGCTGGTGTCCGACGTGCTGTGCGCCGTGGagcagaagaaggaggaggagaaggaaatgCTGGCCGAGGCCATGGCATCCG ATGGTTTCACCTTCCTAAAGAGACACCAGACAGCATTGGTTCAGCGCCTGAAGAGCGTCGAGTCAGTGTTGGAGCACCTGAAAGAGCAGAATGTGATAA CTGCGGAACAGTACGCCGACCTGCAGAGCCAGACCACCCCCCAGCTGCAGACGGCCAAGCTCATCGAGCTGGTGCTCGCCAAGGGCAACGCCGCTGCCGAGGTCTTCAGGAACTGGATCCAGAAGAACGACGTGCTCCTGCTCAGAGACCTCATGG ACCTGCCCATGGAAGAGCAGCTACGAAGGCTGCAGGAGGAGCGGACCTGCAAGGTGTGCATGGACAAGGAAGTCAACATCGTGTTCATCCCCTGCGGACACCTGGTGGTGTGCAAGGAGTGCGCTCCCTCGCTGCGAAAGTGCCCCATCTGCCGGGGCCTGGTGAAGGGAACTGTGCGCACCTTTCTCTCCTAG
- the LOC136963597 gene encoding transcriptional coactivator YAP1-like produces the protein MDAQQSAPPAGQQVVHVRGDSQTDLEALFNAVMNPKTASLPPSLPMRMRKLPDSFFRQPDPRSHSRQASSDGSVCGSLTPHHVRAHSSPASLPINVLSTPPTVAVATQALPDDMPLPPGWEMAKTPSGQRYFLNHLDQITTWHDPRLSHLQTSAAPNPISSPPPHAHTLTNPAPTTQTHNASPDTGPLPEGWEQSVTPEGEVYYVNHATKTTSWLDPRLAQKVGSSLVGVATQQRQQQLQERERQRHKHQDLPQPIRMQDVVLRNQLPASMEHDGNTQSLAQDGRNRNSNHDSALNGIHSRNESTDSGLSVSSLPRTSDHMLNSVEHMDTGDSGVTLPTVLLETRPGLCLSNEGEELMPSIQEALDSDILTDMETVLSASRMDKDSLLTWL, from the exons ATGGACGCGCAGCAGAGCGCGCCTCCGGCTGGGCAGCAGGTCGTGCACGTGCGCGGGGATTCGCAGACCGATCTTGAGGCGCTCTTCAATGCTGTGATGAACCCCAAGACTGCGAGCCTGCCGCCCTCCCTGCCAATGCGCATGAGGAAGCTACCAGACTCCTTCTTCAGACAGCCAGACCCCCGATCCCACTCCAGACAA GCCAGTTCGGACGGGAGCGTGTGCGGCTCGTTGACGCCTCATCACGTCCGCGCCCACTCGTCCCCCGCCTCACTGCCCATCAACGTCCTGTCCACCCCGCCAACAGTCGCCGTGGCAACACAAGCCCTCCCGGATGACatgcccctccctccaggctggGAGATGGCCAAGACACCATCTGGCCAGCGCTACTTTCTCAA tcACCTGGACCAAATCACGACATGGCACGACCCTCGCCTATCCCACCTGCAGACCAGCGCAGCTCCTAACCCTATCTCCAGCCCTCCGCCCCACGCCCACACGCTCACCAACCCTGCacccacaacacagacacacaacgccAGCCCCGACACAG GTCCCTTGCCAGAGGGGTGGGAGCAGTCGGTGACTCCTGAGGGAGAGGTGTACTACGTCAACCACGCCACCAAGACCACCTCCTGGCTAGACCCACGTCTAG CCCAAAAGGTTGGCTCCAGCCTTGTTGGTGTGGCGACCCAGCAGAGGCAACAACAGCTgcaggagagggaaagacagcgaCACAAACATCAGGACCTgccgcagccaatcagaatgcaG GATGTCGTTTTAAGGAACCAGCTTCCTGCTAGCATGGAGCATGACGGGAACACACAGAGCCTTGCTCAGGATGGCAGGAACCGAAATTCCAACCATGACTCTGCTCTCAATGG gaTTCACTCCCGTAACGAGAGCACGGACAGTGGGTTAAGTGTGAGCAGCTTGCCTCGAACCTCAGACCACATGCTCAACTCTGTAGAACATATGGACACAG GTGACTCTGGAGTCACCCTGCCGACGGTGTTACTGGAGACGAGGCCTGGGCTGTGCTTGtctaatgagggggaggagctaatGCCAAGCATACAGGAAGCTCTGGATTCCGACATCCTAACCGATATGGAGACCGTTCTCTCCGCATCTCGCATGGACAAGGACAGTCTGCTCACTTGGCTatag
- the cfap300 gene encoding cilia- and flagella-associated protein 300, translated as MAGEKCTSEFVQRFSFNLLPSKKFSFLEERQTLQLFLKWSMLGRISVQAYNFDQNFYPYNSRDFTLSFFQDPCVQANLRRMEAGAWQPLDSPVVSVDVEVVPCNTVSMELFDPLYSSGVLRPSGHIVKCLHEVHPDYDELRRTLQEEDSEYYDAIGREERGEFLFRLFKHLCLGGELCQYEDTIAPYIDTTKHIYKDLISVQKEAETKKISVVSTVLKVSAYDEAGLCYPGRRGEEEEEQTFSYLIVDPFRRHVFVFHHCHGVGSFNL; from the exons ATGGCTGGAGAGAAATGCACAAGTGAGTTTGTGCAAAGGTTTTCTTTCAACCTTCTTCCGTCCAAGAAATTCTCATTccttgaggagagacagacattacAACTGTTCTTGAAATG gTCCATGTTAGGGAGGATCTCAGTTCAGGCTTATAACTTTGACCAGAACTTCTACCCCTACAACAGCAGGGACTTCACACTG AGTTTTTTCCAGGACCCCTGTGTGCAGGCCAACCTGAGGAGGATGGAAGCTGGGGCATGGCAGCCTCTAG acaGCCCAGTGGTCTCAGTAGATGTGGAGGTGGTGCCGTGCAACACGGTTTCCATGGAGCTGTTCGACCCGCTGTACTCCAGTGGAGTCCTGAGGCCTTCGGGACACATCGTCAAATGTCTCCATGAGGTTCATCCAGACTACGATGAACTGAGACGG ACGCTACAGGAAGAGGATTCCGAGTACTACGACGCGATTGGCAGAGAAGAGCGAGGCGAGTTCCTGTTCCGCCTTTTCAAGCACCTGTGTTTGGGAGGAGAGCTCTGTCAGTACGAAGACACCATCGCTCCCTACATCGACACGACCAAGCACATCTACAAAGACCTCATCAG TGTCCAGAAAGAGGCTGAAACCAAGAAGATCAGTGTCGTCTCCACTGTGCTGAAGGTGTCCGCCTAC GACGAAGCCGGCCTCTGTTACCCGGGGCgacgaggggaagaggaggaggagcagacgtTCTCCTATCTGATCGTCGACCCCTTCAGACGCCACGTGTTTGTCTTCCACCACTGTCACGGCGTGGGCTCCTTCAACCTGTAA
- the angptl5 gene encoding angiopoietin-related protein 5: MMWLTVLTLLLSPHLPASLNISTERTDTESRTSLNQSEADTDEFSETLVKNHKAPAGGRGREGCSVPCDITAKLLREEKHSLCGHLQQSLVTYARSTRKLIRDVMEEQQRTLEFLTSQVTELMTKVQTLSSEVQRSNSEMYSIKPVPSHGRDCSDIKDSLGPVVPKIPSGIYIIHPENTETAFEVFCEMDYMGGGWTVMQRRTDGLTDFKRPWADYADGFGHLPGEHWLGLRKAFHIVNQKDARFQLHIALVSYDETTSYASYDDFRLDNETQFYSIHLGRYAGSAGDAFRGYDQEQNQDTAPFSTSDVDNDGCFPFCAIGNETVESCSAQHQHTGWWFNQCGLANLNSSPQDDPGRGAEEAAHIHWDTWTRSGVPHNIRSVTMKIRRITTNN, encoded by the exons ATGATGTGGCTGACTGTGCTCACCCTGCTcctttcccctcacctccctgcctctctcaatATCTCCACAGAACGCACA gacacagagagcagaACCAGTCTGAACCAATCTGAAGCGGACACGGATGAATTTTCCGAAACGCTGGTGAAGAACCACAAGGCcccggcaggaggcaggggTCGGGAGGGCTGCTCTGTCCCCTGTGACATCACAGCCAAGCTGCTTCGAGAGGAGAAGCATTCGCTCTGTG gtcaccTGCAGCAGTCTCTGGTAACTTACGCGAGGAGCACCAGGAAACTGATCCGAGATGTcatggaggagcagcagagaacCTTGGAGTTCCTAACCAGCCAG GTGACAGAGCTGATGACCAAGGTGCAGACCCTCAGCTCAGAGGTCCAGAGGAGCAACAGTGAGATGTACTCCATCAAGCCTGTCCCGTCTCACG GGAGAGACTGCAGTGACATTAAAGACAGCCTGGGACCTGTGGTTCCCAAGATCCCCAGCGGAATCTACATCATCCACCCGGAGAACACGGAAACTGCCTTCGAG GTGTTCTGTGAGATGGACTACATGGGGGGCGGATGGACAGTGATGCAGAGAAGGACAGACGGACTGACGGACTTCAAGCGACCCTGGGCAGACTACGCTGACGGGTTCGGACACCTTCCAG gagAGCACTGGCTGGGCCTGAGGAAGGCGTTCCACATCGTTAACCAGAAGGATGCTCGGTTCCAGCTTCACATTGCCCTGGTCTCTTACGACGAAACCACCTCCTACGCATCTTACGACGACTTCCGCTTGGACAACGAGACGCAGTTCTACAGCATACACCTGGGACGCTACGCAGGaagtgcag GCGACGCATTCCGCGGCTACGACCAGGAGCAGAACCAGGACACGGCCCCGTTCAGCACGTCGGACGTGGACAACGACGGCTGCTTCCCGTTCTGCGCCATCGGCAACGAGACGGTGGAGAGCTGCAGCGCTCAGCACCAGCACACGGGCTGGTGGTTCAACCAGTGTGGCCTGGCCAACCTCAACAGCTCCCCCCAGGACGACCCCGGCCGGGGCGCGGAGGAGGCGGCCCACATCCACTGGGACACGTGGACGCGGAGCGGAGTGCCCCACAACATCCGCTCGGTCACCATGAAGATCCGGAGAATCACCACAAACAACTGA